aaaataataataataatttgcatattagatataaaaattattagaagttTATTGAAGTTGcaaaacttctaattttttttactaaaaaaaggGAATTCTCCTCCATCCCCTAATGAAGCAAGCACgtcttttttagtattttttttttacgcTATATGCTAgatcttttaagtttttatttttccccacatttgtagttttattttttttttggtgttttacattttttttttctaaccaaATTGTCTGATTGGGTTCTTTTATTGGTTTTCTAATTCAAGGGTGCTCTTGAATGTTTAAGAATCATATCTTCTTTTGAAATATGTTCAATTAAATCATATCTTAgatgaaacaaaagaaagagttaAACTTATGTATCACttcaaagtaaataaaatttataattttcatcaaaacatttcttaaaagcATTTTTGTAAATGGAAATGCAACTCAAATTTTTGAGCTTTTTTCTAACTTCATGATCATTGTATATGACTAAAAATTAGTGAAAgttgaatatattttagtttggttattataatttgagtcatgtgaaatcaaagaaatatgccctttttattaaacaaagccAAGTAGTCCTCCCAATTAGCCTTATATTCGAAAGCCATATATATGTGTAATAATTCAAACATATCAAATCAACGCACAAAAAGTTGCTAAGTTGAATAGAAAAGTGATACCACTTCAACTTTGTTGATATGAGCTTTGGAATTTActtctctccattttttttaaataaagtatagTTTAACAAGTTCCAAGAAAgtaattaattcatacaaacaaatattttattttattttatcgcAGTATGCTTACATTAAATAAGGTGAAGTAAGAGCCAcctaatttattcaaattaaacaaaactagATAATCCCACATAGTAATGGTGGGAACACACGATTATTCAAGTATATCACTATTATGGACCAAAGCTCcacataaaaactaaaaaaagaaaaaatatcaatgatGTATGACATAGCAATTGTATTCAATAGTGCCATCTCCATTGTCGCTGAACGAGTAAGTCGATGCTAGAACATAGCCTCTGGCAAATCGGAAAAGCCCACTACCACCAATTATTGGCATCTCCCTCACTTCAGCATTTACATTGTTTCGTCCTACCACGGTAAATGTGCTACCGTTATACTTGCCATCGGTGAATGCAAAATTCATAACCATCAATAATGAAGATTCTTCTAGTCCCGTAGATGCGTATAACCCTTGGGACTTTCCAACCGTTTTTGAGCTCAAATTTGGCTCAACGGTTAACGAGTTATCAATTATATTTACTGAACCAAAAAATGTTGAGTTATTCAGTCCTTCAAGCACTGTAACCGAGGTTGCATTAGACCCACTAACAACATCTTGCCAATAAAGTTGAAAGTGTGTTACCTTTTCCTTCGGCAGGTTCATTTTCTCAAGATCCATAGTTTTGACATAACTGTATTCTTCTCCGAAAACTGGGATTGTGGCATAGGAGAAAATGAGGAAGATGAGGAAGATGAAGTAAGAAGGTGAAATGAGGAGAGTTTTAGCCATGGCTACAACGCACACCCTTTGCTCACAAAACCTGAGTTATGATATACCTTTGCTCACAAAACCTGAGTTATATACATTTGCTCACAAAACCTAGGCTATATATACACATATGGAATGTTTCATTTTCCGTACAAtaatattttccaatttccaaggCGTTCGTAGTTTCCGACTGCGCAGAGACCAAGTCCTAGTTGCCAACCACTCAAAGACACATCACAATGGGGAAATTTTCTAACGATAATGACCAAAATGCCCCTCCAGAATTATGGGGTTTGGTGCCTTGGGCAATTGGTGGTTTTGGGTAATTTGTATGTTTTATTGACTTGTAATAGCACGCATTTTTTgaatggaaagaaggaaaacttGGAAAGACCCCGGACAAGTTGGACGTAACTTTTTCTAGAAAACGCGTCCTGCCGCCACCCAAGTAAGGCTCGGGGGGTCACGTCTCCCGTCCTCAACCCTCAATTttctagaaacaatttttttttctagaaaatgagTCCTGCTGCCATTCAAGTCAGGCTCATGGGGGCCACATGTACCCCACACCGTCaattttatatgttaaatatttttaggaaaataaagaCCAAACTAGAAAATTTATcccctctaaaaaaaaatataaatttaaattttaaaacaatgacaactaaatattattatcaaaaaataatattgattattaattactaataaaatattaaaattgaactaaaattacaaaaaaatcgCTTTTAATGTtggtatttctttctttttgtttattcaaaaattttcatttttatacttattttttattagaattaattaaatcataaaaaataaaacttttaatcTCCTTCGTATTGACGTATTATATAAAACATAAGTTTTAAGTAAAAGATTTTACTTTGACtatcttatatttagttattttaaaaaaaattaagatattaattttgatatttgtaaaaattttaaccctcacttttaaaagtatattgaaaaaattaggtatttaatataaaaacaaataataaaattaagatataaataaataaaatcatattataagGCATTGAGATTTGATGGCGCacaatttttcatgaaaaatatcaaaatttataatataaatgattgaattctttaaaataacttttatggttttttactacaaaataattaaaattgttcagaatttctaataattttttttctagtttttatttattttgaaattgccTTTTAAATCTTCttgataatgtttttataaaatctaatttattgaaaaaaaatattggttgtttaatttgatacattttaaccattaatatttaaaattatttaattttaataataataaatatcattaattaccttaactataatatattaataattctcTTGATGCCCCACCTAGCAAAAGTGTCTGGCTCCACGGTGGCAGCCGCCAGCAAAGTAGGCCCTAAGGTTTATTGTGGTGGGCCAAAACCCTTCATCCTACTGGATAAAATTGTCATTTTACCATTGAAACTTGTGAGCCAAGGTCTGGTatatatgttaattattttgCATTGGTATGGAAAAATGAGgtaaaaaggttttgaaataaaatataaattaattattttaatttaatattaaaaattaaaaataattttaatattaaattattttataaaatatatctaatttatttaattatttaaattaagtaattaagttgatttatcaaacaccttccttttaaatattttttaaaaatctatttttgtaGAATTGTTTTATAAACCTTGAAAATAATCATCATATCTTTTGTATATGTTTGAgacattgaaataaaaaatgaaattaaaaaatctattttacttttaatttgttattttatttgaattaattattaaaaatgagcatatgaattaaaaatccattattaattgaaatacatttttattaggattttaagTTCCTCTCTATATTAATGGGTCTCACAACCCATTAAGATTAAACCACCTTCCTTCAAAAATCAGCTGCTCAtgggcattaaaaaaaaaaaagcaacccTATGGATTATAGATTCTATAATAcaatatgagagagagagagagagagagagagagagagagagggggggagATAGAGAGAACATA
The sequence above is drawn from the Vitis riparia cultivar Riparia Gloire de Montpellier isolate 1030 chromosome 6, EGFV_Vit.rip_1.0, whole genome shotgun sequence genome and encodes:
- the LOC117916918 gene encoding dirigent protein 7-like → MAKTLLISPSYFIFLIFLIFSYATIPVFGEEYSYVKTMDLEKMNLPKEKVTHFQLYWQDVVSGSNATSVTVLEGLNNSTFFGSVNIIDNSLTVEPNLSSKTVGKSQGLYASTGLEESSLLMVMNFAFTDGKYNGSTFTVVGRNNVNAEVREMPIIGGSGLFRFARGYVLASTYSFSDNGDGTIEYNCYVIHH